The genomic stretch CCACGACGACGGCCGCCTCGTGCGCGCGCTCGAGTGGCTGCTGAGAAACTCCATTCTGCGCCTCAGCCTGCGCCAGCCGGTCCTCGTCGTCGCCGCCGTATCCATGTTGCTGATACTGGCGCTGACGCTCTACCCGCGGATGAGCCGCGATTTCCTGCCCGCGTTCCACGAGGAGACGGCCGTCGTGACCACCGGCGCCGCTCCCGGGACCTCGCTCGCGGAGATGGAGATCATCTCCAGGGCCGTCGAGGATCAGATCCGCCTGGTCCCCGAAGTCCTGCACATCGGCCGTCGCATCGGACGCGCCGAACGCAGCGACCACGTCATGCCGGTGAACAACGTCGAGTTCGACATCGACTTCCGGAAGGACGGCAGCGGCCGGCCGCTCGAGGAGGTGCTCGAGGACATCCGCACCCGCATCCGGACCGTTCCCGGCACGTTCAGCATCATCTCCGGCCCGCTGTCCCACCGCATCAGTCACTTGCTCAGCGGCGTCACCTCGCCGGTGGCGGTGAAGATCTTCGGACCCGACCTCGCCACGATCACGCATCTCGGCGAACAGGTGCAGGCGATAGCGAAAACGATTCCCGGTCTGGAGGACGCCAAGCTCGACACGCAGGCGCAAATCCCGCAACTGCGCATCGAATTGGATCGCGCGCGCGCGCTCGCCCACGGCGTGTCTCCGGGCGAGCTGAATGCGGAACTCTCCACGCTGTTGGGCGGCTCCACCGTGGCCCGACTGCGCGAGAACCAGCGTGTCGTCGATCTCGCCATTCGCCTGCCCGAGCGCTGGCGCGGCGATGCGGAGACGATCCGCAACCTTCCGATTCACACGGTGACCGGTGACTACATCCCGCTCAAACTCGTTGCCGACGTGCGCGAGGCCACCGGCCCCGGCTCGGTGTATCGGGAGAACACCCAACGGCGCTACGTCGTCTCGATCAAACCCAGCGCACGCAACGCCGGCGCGCTCGTGGAACAGCTCGAGGAAAAGGTCCGCGCCGGCGTGAGGCTTCCGGAAGGCTGTTTCATCAGCTACGAGGGCGACTTCCGCGCCGAGCAGGCCGCGACGAGGCGCATCGCCATTCTCTTCGCGGGCATCGTACTGGTCATCGTGCTGCTGCTTTGGTCGTACTTCCGCAGCATCAACCTCGCTTTGCAGGTGCTGCTCGCCCTGCCTCTCGCGCTCATGGGCAGCTTGGCCTTCACTTGGTGGCTGGTCGGCAACATCAGCATCGCCACGCTGGTCGGCTTCATCGCGGTCGGTGGTGTCGCCGCCCGCAACGGCATCATGATGATCTCGCACTACCTGCGGCTCATGAAGCACGAGGGCGAGGGCTTCACCTATGCCATGATCGAACGCGGCACGCTGGAGCGCTTCGTCCCCGTCACGATGACGGCCCTTTCGGCGGGGATTGCGCTCGTGCCCTTCGTCGTCGCCATGGGCGAACCCGGCAAGGAGATCCTCGGCCCGGTCGCCGTCTGCATCGTCGGCGGCCTGGTTAGCTCCACGCTGCTCGACTTCGCCGTACGGCCCGCCGTGTTTCGCCTCTTCGGTCGGAAGGCCGCCGCCGAGGCGCTCGCTCTCGATGCGCCCGCCACTCGCTGAGTATCCGTTTCTCGAATACCAGCGACCCGTGCGAGTGCGGGTCCGAGAAGCTCGCGAGGCGCGATCCGTCTCGGGAGGTTCTCGGCCGATCAGTCAGGCGCGACGGGCCAAGGATGCCTGCATGCGGGCGAGGCCTTCGCGGAGCGTTTCTTCGGGGCAACCGTAGTTGAGGCGGACGTGCCGCGGATCACCGAAAGGAGTTCCTCCGGAGAGGCCGACGCCGCCTGCTTCGAAGAAGGCGACGGGGTCTTCGAGGCCGAGTGCGGAGACGTCGAGCCAAGCGAGGTAAGTCGCCTCGATGTGCGCCATCGACACGCCCGGGAGCGCACCGGAGGCGATCGTGGTTTCGACGATGTCCCGGTTCGCGCGCAGCCGGCGCAGGAGGGCTTGGCGCCATGGCTCGCCGTGACGGTAGGCGGCTTCGCAGGCGGCGTAGCCGAAGTTGTTGACCTCGGCGAGAACGCCCATGCCTGCGTTCTTGAAGCGAGTGCGGAGCCTGGAGTCCGAGATCACGGCGAAGGAGCATCCGAGCCCGGCGATGTTGTAAGTCTTGCTCGGGGCGAGGAGCGTGATCGTGCGCGCCGCGATCTCCGAGCCGAGTGTCCCGGTCGGGACGTGAGGGAGATCGTCGAGGATCAGGTCGCAGTGGATCTCGTCGGAGCACAGCACGAGGTCGTGCCGCAGGCAGAGGTCGGCGATCCGCTCGAGTTCGTCGCGCCGCCAGACGCGGCCCACCGGATTGTGCGGGTGGCAAAGGAGAAACAACCGCGTGTCCGGCGTGAGCGAAGCCTCGAGTCGCTCCCAATCGATTTCCCAGCGGCCGTTTCGTAGGACGAGGTCGCTGGCGATCAGCCGGCGCTCGGCGAGCCGTGGCGCCGAAAGAAACGGCGGGTAGACCGGAGTGAGCGTCGCGACCGCGTCGCCACGCTCCCCGACGGCGCGACAGGCGAGATTGATGGCCGGCACGAGGCCCGGCAGCCAGACCAGCCAGTCGACCTCCACGCGCCAATCGAAGCTGCGGCGAAGATAGTCGACCACCGATGCGATCGTGGAATCCGTGGGCCGGCAGTAGCCGTAGACGGCGTCGTCGGCCCGGGCATGCACGGCGGCGACGATCTCCGGAGCGACGTGGAAATCCATGTCGGCCACCCACATCGGCAGGATGTTGCGGCCGCGGTACTTCTGCCACTTTTGGCTGTCGGTGCCGTGGCGGCTCACGATCGAGGAAAAGTCGTAGGGCATGCTGACGAGGAGCGCACCCGGCCGTCCGGACGAATGCAAGCTGGAGGTTGGATCGGTGGTGGATACCGTCGTGATGT from Opitutales bacterium ASA1 encodes the following:
- a CDS encoding efflux RND transporter permease subunit; the protein is MLNILIRWSLRNRAIVLCLSLLIVVMGFKVGSELPVEVLPDLTKPTVTILTEAPGLSPEEVESLVTQPIENAMMGVAGLTRLRSASDIALSLVFAEFEWGTDIYRARQFVQERLQVAREQLPEETQPYLTPVASLMGEILLIGVKSADGKTAPMDLRTVADWTIRMRLQAIPGVAEVLNMGGGVKQAQVQPDPWRMQAHGVTIEELEDAVSKSASNTTGGFIDGGPQEIMVRNLAMTVELDDIARTIIKMSRGRPIAIADVASVVWGTEPKRGDAAVGGSPGVIMSVIKAPGFDTIALTEKIEAAIEGLSHALPEGVEATVLFRQRDFIDAAIGNLKKAIIEGAVMVTVVLLLFLLSVRTTFITLMAMPLSFAITLLTFEGLGLSVNSMTLGGLAVAIGMVVDDAIVDVENVFRRLRENARLEKPLPKLEIIALASGEVRNSIFYATILIVLVFIPLLGLSGVEGKLFAPIAIATIISMIASFVVSLTTIPVLCSFLLEAKPADQAHDHDDGRLVRALEWLLRNSILRLSLRQPVLVVAAVSMLLILALTLYPRMSRDFLPAFHEETAVVTTGAAPGTSLAEMEIISRAVEDQIRLVPEVLHIGRRIGRAERSDHVMPVNNVEFDIDFRKDGSGRPLEEVLEDIRTRIRTVPGTFSIISGPLSHRISHLLSGVTSPVAVKIFGPDLATITHLGEQVQAIAKTIPGLEDAKLDTQAQIPQLRIELDRARALAHGVSPGELNAELSTLLGGSTVARLRENQRVVDLAIRLPERWRGDAETIRNLPIHTVTGDYIPLKLVADVREATGPGSVYRENTQRRYVVSIKPSARNAGALVEQLEEKVRAGVRLPEGCFISYEGDFRAEQAATRRIAILFAGIVLVIVLLLWSYFRSINLALQVLLALPLALMGSLAFTWWLVGNISIATLVGFIAVGGVAARNGIMMISHYLRLMKHEGEGFTYAMIERGTLERFVPVTMTALSAGIALVPFVVAMGEPGKEILGPVAVCIVGGLVSSTLLDFAVRPAVFRLFGRKAAAEALALDAPATR
- a CDS encoding PatB family C-S lyase, producing the protein MHSSGRPGALLVSMPYDFSSIVSRHGTDSQKWQKYRGRNILPMWVADMDFHVAPEIVAAVHARADDAVYGYCRPTDSTIASVVDYLRRSFDWRVEVDWLVWLPGLVPAINLACRAVGERGDAVATLTPVYPPFLSAPRLAERRLIASDLVLRNGRWEIDWERLEASLTPDTRLFLLCHPHNPVGRVWRRDELERIADLCLRHDLVLCSDEIHCDLILDDLPHVPTGTLGSEIAARTITLLAPSKTYNIAGLGCSFAVISDSRLRTRFKNAGMGVLAEVNNFGYAACEAAYRHGEPWRQALLRRLRANRDIVETTIASGALPGVSMAHIEATYLAWLDVSALGLEDPVAFFEAGGVGLSGGTPFGDPRHVRLNYGCPEETLREGLARMQASLARRA